A single window of Psychrobacter raelei DNA harbors:
- the recD gene encoding exodeoxyribonuclease V subunit alpha, which yields MKSNNNTATMRVEESWADTISDYILQRRAQTYAAYVQPSDTNTSTNFIETDRYLFKSLFMVLAKQLEEGHTVLTLRQNSTELALQGRVAGKVAKLYAWQRDILQSLAGPLFDLIDSDAALAAIAQSQEDTQGELAHSEDSDPIFNLLNILMTCGNELWLQLSLPNSSKAQLVERFKLVQQLYELMQNDNKADELSEKGLLNSLSKFMQHVDQHPLFTQMSSALLAKENSLSKNISTSKQTPIIYQSNQPHNNHLNNHLDKHLNTDKKITFWLHRTWQAEFNLAKTIQNILNQPIKPLDIHIPDNLNAQQVQAVKVANENAFSIITGGPGTGKTYTVAQLVIALQQAQANSDAQQALGEGATIRFSTDSAGLALSAPTGKAAQRMQESLQAALDNAQVEVQLQEAKTIHRLLGIGRDGRPRYHAGNPLGEDIIIVDEASMLGVELANYLVSAIKPGARLILLGDANQLAAVDAGAVLADLCRIDVLQPIHAQLTESRRFHADSGIGKLATQINTTPTDMQQVWQLLTHDEALQFQSVNIQLGSDAIDRETDDVEAAVFNHQLINSLSNKKIISKLSQNYLPYLNKIRQLIKHPIAKSVPEAVSLTISELMSEFNRFRILTAGHNGEWGDHNINDYLTRWHMTQLKLPLGKSPWFHGRPVMVLQNNYELGLFNGDIGICLQTQQKGEGGRLEVFFENKTQGIAVNLLNDELIATAYAMTIHKSQGSEFDHVAVTFDNSNSRLLSKELIYTAVTRAKKKVSIFSTKRALQKAVQTPTQHYTGLALQFEQKAAVD from the coding sequence ATGAAATCCAATAACAATACGGCAACTATGCGCGTTGAAGAGAGCTGGGCTGATACCATTAGTGACTATATTTTACAGCGCCGAGCTCAGACGTATGCGGCATATGTACAGCCAAGTGACACCAACACGTCAACAAATTTTATAGAGACTGACCGTTATTTGTTCAAATCGCTGTTTATGGTGTTGGCTAAGCAGTTGGAGGAGGGGCATACTGTATTAACTCTGCGCCAAAATAGTACTGAGCTGGCATTACAGGGCAGGGTAGCGGGCAAGGTAGCTAAGCTTTATGCGTGGCAGCGCGATATTCTACAAAGTTTGGCAGGGCCTTTGTTTGATCTGATTGACAGTGATGCGGCTTTGGCTGCTATCGCACAGTCGCAAGAGGATACTCAAGGCGAGCTTGCGCACTCTGAGGACAGTGATCCTATCTTTAACCTACTTAATATTTTGATGACCTGTGGTAATGAGCTGTGGTTACAGTTAAGCCTTCCTAATAGCAGCAAAGCTCAGCTGGTTGAGCGTTTTAAGTTGGTTCAGCAGCTATACGAGTTAATGCAAAATGATAATAAGGCAGATGAGTTGAGTGAAAAAGGGTTGCTAAATAGCCTAAGCAAATTTATGCAACATGTAGATCAGCACCCTTTATTTACCCAGATGTCATCGGCACTGCTAGCCAAAGAAAATAGCCTAAGCAAAAATATCTCAACTTCAAAACAAACACCCATCATTTACCAAAGTAATCAGCCGCACAACAATCATTTAAACAATCATTTAGACAAGCACTTAAATACAGACAAAAAAATAACTTTCTGGCTGCATCGTACTTGGCAAGCTGAGTTTAACCTCGCTAAAACCATACAAAATATCTTAAACCAGCCAATAAAACCCTTAGATATCCATATTCCTGACAATCTCAATGCTCAGCAGGTACAAGCAGTTAAAGTCGCTAATGAGAACGCTTTTAGCATCATCACGGGCGGGCCTGGTACGGGAAAAACCTATACCGTGGCACAGCTTGTGATTGCCTTACAGCAGGCTCAAGCAAATAGCGATGCACAGCAAGCATTAGGGGAGGGCGCTACGATTAGATTTAGCACAGACAGCGCAGGGCTTGCTCTGTCGGCACCAACGGGTAAAGCGGCACAGCGTATGCAAGAATCACTGCAAGCGGCTTTAGACAACGCTCAAGTAGAGGTGCAGCTGCAAGAAGCAAAGACCATTCACCGTCTGCTGGGGATCGGTAGAGATGGCAGACCACGCTATCATGCAGGTAATCCTTTGGGGGAGGACATCATTATTGTCGATGAAGCCTCAATGCTCGGCGTAGAGTTGGCCAATTACTTAGTGAGCGCCATTAAGCCAGGGGCAAGGCTAATCTTATTAGGGGATGCCAATCAGCTGGCCGCAGTGGATGCTGGGGCAGTGCTCGCCGACTTATGCCGTATTGATGTATTGCAGCCCATTCATGCACAGTTGACAGAGAGCCGCCGCTTCCATGCTGACTCGGGTATTGGTAAATTGGCCACGCAGATTAATACAACACCAACGGACATGCAGCAGGTGTGGCAGCTATTAACCCATGACGAGGCGTTACAGTTCCAAAGCGTTAACATTCAACTGGGCAGTGATGCTATTGATAGGGAGACTGACGATGTAGAGGCGGCTGTTTTTAATCATCAATTAATAAATAGCCTAAGCAATAAAAAAATCATTTCAAAGCTGTCCCAAAACTACCTTCCATATTTAAATAAAATCCGTCAACTAATAAAGCATCCCATAGCAAAATCCGTGCCAGAAGCAGTAAGCCTTACTATTTCTGAGCTTATGAGTGAGTTTAACCGATTTCGTATCTTAACTGCCGGACACAATGGGGAATGGGGAGATCATAATATCAATGACTATCTGACCCGCTGGCATATGACGCAGCTTAAGCTGCCTTTGGGTAAAAGTCCTTGGTTTCATGGTAGACCGGTTATGGTGTTACAGAATAATTATGAGCTGGGTCTATTTAACGGAGATATTGGTATTTGTTTGCAGACACAGCAAAAAGGTGAGGGTGGCCGTTTAGAGGTATTTTTTGAGAATAAGACCCAAGGTATTGCGGTCAATTTGCTTAATGATGAGCTGATTGCTACCGCGTATGCCATGACTATTCACAAGTCGCAAGGCTCTGAATTTGATCATGTTGCAGTTACCTTTGATAATAGCAACAGCCGACTGCTTAGCAAAGAGCTGATTTATACTGCAGTGACCCGCGCTAAGAAAAAGGTAAGTATTTTTAGTACCAAACGTGCGTTACAAAAAGCGGTGCAGACGCCGACGCAGCACTATACAGGTCTTGCTTTACAATTTGAGCAAAAGGCGGCTGTTGATTAA
- a CDS encoding hypoxanthine-guanine phosphoribosyltransferase has translation MSQISNQEIEKTLRNSECLISSIEVAAAYERLAAQLNLHYAGLNPIVMVVMNGGLIPAGQLLTHLTFYHRMHYIHATRYRDNQGTNELMWAFKPDVNIEGEHVLLIDDIFDEGITLKAIVQELKKENPASVDCCVLLNKKHDRKVEGFNVDFIGLDVDDRYVCGCGMDFHGYLRHLPGIYAIKEDKLP, from the coding sequence ATGAGCCAAATCAGCAATCAAGAAATCGAGAAAACACTACGCAATTCAGAATGCTTAATCAGTAGCATTGAAGTGGCTGCTGCTTATGAGCGCCTGGCTGCTCAATTAAACCTACATTATGCAGGCCTGAACCCAATTGTTATGGTCGTTATGAATGGTGGCTTGATTCCAGCCGGTCAACTTCTGACCCACCTAACCTTCTACCATCGTATGCATTACATCCACGCAACTCGCTATCGTGACAACCAAGGTACCAATGAATTAATGTGGGCTTTTAAGCCAGACGTTAACATTGAAGGCGAGCATGTGCTTTTAATTGATGATATTTTTGATGAAGGCATCACGTTAAAGGCTATCGTACAAGAGCTGAAAAAAGAAAACCCAGCGTCAGTAGATTGCTGTGTGCTACTAAATAAGAAGCATGATCGCAAAGTAGAAGGCTTCAACGTAGATTTCATTGGTTTGGATGTTGACGACCGCTATGTTTGCGGCTGTGGTATGGATTTTCATGGTTATTTACGTCATCTTCCTGGCATCTATGCCATCAAAGAAGACAAACTGCCTTAA